In a single window of the Myxococcus fulvus genome:
- a CDS encoding AAA family ATPase: MSVTFEAAASAVRDALSDAGRGLVEREAMVELIALSAVAGEHLLVIGPPGTAKSEAVRRTARALGGSYFEYLLGRFTEPSELFGPVDLRKLREGLVETQTTGMLPEADVAFLDEVFLGSTAILNTLLGLLNERTFRRGHTRMKCPLRVCVGAANALPEDESLAAFADRFLARIFVEPVPDPRLEDLLAGGAMPWDAEGGRWVSLETLDVLSRAAREADLAGVRPQLAHALRSLRAAGLGLSDRRAVKAQRLVAAAGVLAGRSVPTASDLWPLVYVVPTKEGQALARDVLRDVLASSENPALAAAALEASAGPRARAQRLAQAGQALLAERPASDSAEALAVWRLKLEGVAREMDASFAPESLSDDLKVLRAGLTEALAVNGAVSSETVARVQGV, encoded by the coding sequence ATGTCCGTCACCTTCGAAGCCGCGGCCAGCGCCGTCCGCGATGCCCTCTCCGACGCGGGTCGGGGGCTCGTCGAGCGCGAGGCCATGGTGGAGCTCATCGCGCTGTCCGCCGTCGCCGGTGAGCACCTGCTCGTCATCGGGCCCCCCGGCACCGCGAAGAGCGAGGCCGTCCGTCGCACCGCTCGCGCGCTGGGCGGCTCCTACTTCGAGTACCTGCTGGGCCGCTTCACCGAGCCGTCCGAGCTGTTCGGTCCGGTGGACCTGCGCAAGCTGCGCGAGGGCCTGGTGGAGACGCAGACCACGGGCATGTTGCCGGAGGCGGACGTCGCGTTCCTCGACGAGGTCTTCCTCGGCTCCACCGCCATCCTGAACACGCTGCTGGGGTTGCTCAACGAGCGGACGTTCCGACGGGGGCACACGCGGATGAAGTGTCCGCTGCGCGTCTGCGTGGGCGCGGCGAACGCGCTGCCGGAGGACGAGTCGCTCGCGGCGTTCGCGGACCGGTTCCTGGCGCGCATCTTCGTCGAGCCCGTGCCGGACCCGCGGCTGGAGGACCTGCTCGCCGGTGGCGCGATGCCGTGGGACGCGGAGGGCGGGCGGTGGGTGTCGTTGGAGACGCTCGATGTGCTCTCGCGGGCGGCGCGCGAGGCGGACCTCGCGGGCGTCCGGCCGCAGCTGGCGCATGCGCTGCGCTCGCTGCGCGCGGCGGGGCTGGGGTTGTCGGACCGGCGCGCGGTGAAGGCACAGCGCCTGGTGGCCGCCGCGGGAGTGCTGGCGGGGCGCTCGGTGCCCACGGCCTCGGATTTGTGGCCGCTGGTGTACGTGGTGCCGACGAAGGAGGGACAGGCGCTCGCGCGCGATGTGCTGCGGGACGTGCTGGCCTCGTCGGAGAACCCGGCGCTCGCGGCGGCGGCGCTGGAGGCGAGTGCCGGTCCCCGGGCTCGCGCGCAGCGGCTCGCGCAGGCGGGACAGGCGCTGCTCGCGGAGCGGCCCGCGTCGGACTCGGCGGAGGCGCTCGCGGTCTGGCGGCTGAAGCTGGAGGGCGTGGCTCGGGAGATGGACGCGAGCTTCGCTCCGGAGTCGCTGAGTGATGACCTGAAGGTGCTGCGCGCGGGGCTCACCGAGGCGCTCGCCGTGAATGGGGCGGTGAGTTCCGAGACGGTGGCCCGGGTGCAAGGGGTCTGA